The Cervus canadensis isolate Bull #8, Minnesota chromosome 20, ASM1932006v1, whole genome shotgun sequence genome segment AGAGTTGCAAAATTTAAtatcattatttaatattttaaataaagcttaTCTTATTTAGATGACATCTGATGGTGAACAATAAATAGTTCATGAAGATTCTCTTGTCTGTATTGTtcattttgtctttccttttttaggTGATATTGGAAATTATTATTATGGACAGGGTCATCCCATGAAACCTCATAGGATCCGCATGACCCATAACTTGCTGCTAAATTATGGCTtatatagaaaaatggaaatatatgtgAGTATACCTTTTGGTAAATattcagttttctttgttttttaccaTTGCTTTGaaactttgttttcaaatttgGAGGGCATTTAGCAGATGAGAAGgactggaggaaacagaaagtcctcttttttgtttcaattttcgGAGAGAACTTGACAGTGTGGGAGCTGTGGCCtcctttttcccttcttccttcgaccatttaaaaaaaacaatctcCCTCCCCCAGGTTATCCCATAACTAGAGACCAACTCAATTTAGCatactaaatatttttgttaagatAATTACTGACCTGTCTATGCTGCTGAAGAGTTGATCTGGGACTATTACAAAAGAATTAGGTAGAAAATTAATCATACAAATATTTGTTGGCATAAGAAACACTGTATTAGTAAGCATGCAAAGTGTCTGTTgtgcagaaaagaaaagaatgtagaTAAACAGATATAAGATGCAATAGTTCCTGTCTATTGGGGGAGAATAGGACAGCTTGGAGCAGTGAACATTGTTGGGCAATATATGTAAGCTTCTTTCTTTGAGATTATAGACATTTAGAGAAGAGGAGTTGAATAGGACTTGCATTCAGGAAGCCTTGTGGAAGAAGGGTGTCGTAAATGAAGTGAACTTCCTAGAAACAAGGATGATTAGGATAGtcaaaggaaaagggagagaaatctTGAACTAATAGAGAATGAGTCTCATTTTACCTGGATGAGTCTCAACCTTCCTGAAAATTAATGGTCAGTGATGAAATTACTGGCTATAGAGCAGAAGGTTTATGGTAGAAAATGTTAGGAAGTAGAGTTTATGCACATGTGTTTGTCTTTAGAAAGATTGACCCATttccacgactgaagtgactaaaagaaaaggaatgattAATTCATAGTTGGTGTTAGACCTGTGTAAtcctttttaaaggaatattgtttttgaaattgaTTACTGCTTtctaaaacacacatatataaatttggatttgctttaaaatttatctgttttattccgGCAGACCTAGTTCTTTTGAGAGTAGTGGTAGGGGACATTGTATACTTTGTGTTTGGTAACCCTGATCTAACCAGTTGTAATTCCACAattctgacatttatttttcttcacagagGCCCCATAAAGCCACTGCTGAAGAAATGACAAAATACCACAGTGATGAGTACATCAAATTTCTACGTTCAATAAGACCAGATAACATGTCTGAGTATAGTAAGCAGATGCAGAGATGTACGTTTCTATGTTAAAAGTATATATTAGTAGTGATAAGTATAAATAAGTACTTTAAGAACTTGTAATTAGAATTATCTAAATCTAGATATTTTCCTGatctaattattttaattatttattgattttaaaaactcCACATGACAATAttaaagctgctttaaaaaaaaaacaaaaacagcctaCCTGAAGCTTATTGGTCTGCCAAATTGCCAAAGAGCTATTTGGATGTTCTTTGCTCTTTGTTTTGGTTCCGTGTTAACTTTGAGATAGTGGATGTTGGTAGGGAAACCTCACTCCCctgcttttaaaaacatgactGTACTTTGGCCTTAGTCTGGTGTGTATATTTCTTGTCTTCTATTTGTGTGCTTTAATCCAGActattccagaaagttccaaaacgcaaaacttgaatttgcctcTTGTAGGCAGCTGTTTACATTGCATTTACAACTATCTGCtggtgctgctaagtcacttcagtcttgtccaactctgtgcaaccccatagatggcggcccaccaggctcccccatccctgggattctccaggcaagagtactggagtgggttgccattgccttctccgttacaACTATCTACTTTCAACTTAATACAACTTAATTCAACTTAATATAGCTATCATTGTATTAAGTATTATGAGTAATCAGAGATGATTTAAATATATGGGAGGATGTTCCATTGGTTGTACGAAAATACCGTATAAGGGATTTGAGCATCCCCAGAGTTTGGTGTCATCAGGGTCCTAAAAACAATACCTTGTTAATACCAAGGAACAATTGTATGTATATCTGTATTTCCCTTTGTTGTATCAATGAAGCTTTCGATTCTCTTCTATACAGTGTTCTcttttgtacatattttattattagagATTGAATGCAAGAAGATTGAGTGCAAGATATCTTTCTAAAATGACTAGAACAATGTCTTTTAAAGCTTGATACTGGAGTTCATTCTGATGTTTTTATTGATAGACTTCAGTAATGattttgttaaaagaaaacagtattGTTTGTTCAGTAATACTAAATTAAGTATAGTTGCTAGACATCTTATAAATTCATAGAATTTGATGTACGTTttgattatctcatttgattcaataaaatgttgtattacaaatgttaataaatattatttgccCTTGTTTTTTCAGTGGGGATTTAGGCTTAGATTAAGTCATAGTTAGCCCTAAGGTAAAATGAATTAACAGGATTGGTTTTAAATTTACATAATACTGAATTGTATTAAGATAATGGTCATATCTGAATAGCAGGAAGctaaaatgtatacattaaaataaattaaggatGTGCAAAGCTATACAAAGTAATGACCCTTTTTCTTGAAGAGGATATAAATTGAGGGGTGAGGAGAACTGAGAATGGGTTGTTCGATCTATGTCCATTTCATCCTCTCAATACTAAGAAGCTAAATATGTTGTGATGTGCTGTATAATCTATACGCATGTGTTGTCTCCTTGTGCGTTAAGTATCTCTTTCATCTGTATCTTGGCTGTCATGAGTTTAATTAATTCTTAACATCTTTCAAGATTAACACTAACCATGGACGTGGGCAACCAACTGTTATATTTTTTTGGTAATCAGTACATTTCTAAAGTTATGGATGTTCTATGTACTTAAAGGAGTTTTAAAGAATGTAAATCATAAAGCAATTGAagttaaatttaaactttttagaaTTTTGATTAATTTACTGTTGTATATTTAAGGAGAAATGCCTAGGAAACTTAACCTCATATTTTAACTAAATAACACCAAATGCCTCTTCTATTTTGATAGCTATttgtttaaaaagcagatattttcCACAAATAATCATGTTAAGAATTGGTGGTGGTATTTCAGGCACTTTAACTGCCTTGGATAAAATTGCAAACTTTACCACTATAATATGTATGTCTTATGATTGCATCAAACGAACATTATTTTTAGGATATAGTTTTTGTAAGAAAAGGCTTTCATTAATTCACAGAATGGATTGAAATTAATGAAATCCGTCTTCCACAGTTAATGTTGGAGAGGACTGTCCAGTGTTTGATGGACTTTTTGAGTTTTGTCAGCTTTcaactggtggctcagttggtaagtgTCTTGATTTCGTCAAatttaaaagttgatttaaacTTGTGTGTATTTTTTGAGATATTTGTTTGAAACAAGCTTTAATAGTGGCTGATTTTAATAACAAAAGTAGTATGTGTATAGTATGTTTATAGCTGTTTAGTTACTGTTGTTTTCAATGGCGCCCCCCCCACCCAGTTTTGTTATCATGATGTCGCAAACTTTCTTTATTTGCAGCTTTTTACTTCAGTTGCATTTTCACTTAAGAGacttctttttcctccctttcttctagCTACTATTGTCGCTACCGCTTTCCAACTATGTGCTCTTACTTAACCAGATCACAGCTACAGGAAAATAGTTATCTGAAGAGAAGCTGTTAGTGCCCTTGACAGTGATCGTTTTACAATTTTATACTCATTTGCTTATGCGTGACATCCTCTTTCCTCTAGGGCTTTTGTCTAGTTAcactaacttttaattttgaacatttaaaagTTTCTCCTATCTTTATTTGTTAGCTGGTGCTGTGAAGTTAAACCGACAACAAACTGACATGGCTGTTAACTGGGCTGGAGGATTGCATCATGCTAAGAAATCAGAAGCATCAGGATTCTGTTATGTTAATGATATTGTGCTTGCCATCCTTGAATTACTAAAGTAAGATCATTGTGTTTGACATTTTTCCTGTAAAAATTCATTACAAAAAAATTCTTGTAAAAATTCCTGTAaaaattttcctgttttaattcataataaaaacctgtgccttttttaaaacatgaacaaTGGGTTGAAAATAGTTAATAAATCATGTACAGATTCATTCTAAACCATtgtaaaaatgtagaaaatttggCTAGTTCTTGGATTATTAAGAATGAGAAGTGCATATAAATGTCTGAGAGTTTATTAAGTACCTTTCTAAAAGTATTAGAAGTAGCTTGACAGTTTAGATTGGAGATGTAGTTTTAAAAACTATTGGAAAAAATGACGTGACCCTAGAAGTTTGTGTTTTAACATTTTGTAAGTTTtaacttttcaagaaaaaaatttgaaacctGTGTTGAAATTTGTTTACCTTTTGAATGTGCCCAGTTCACTGCCTCGCTCCCTCTTAGAGTGGGGTTTTGTTCTCTATTAATGGATATAATTATCTCTAAATTGCTAAAGGAATCAGTTTTAAAGTTTTCCTTGACTGCCAGTTGGAGAGAAAGATCTATAGAGGTATTTGTGATTTGGGAGATTTAcagagttagattttttttttaaaactctcattAGATAACACGTCTTAGCCAATTCTACTTCAGATTGTAACAAATTGGTATTTTTCTCAAATTGAAAATGTTCTTGCCTGAAGTTATTCCATGCATACTATTTATAAAGGCTGATTTTTCAGTCACTTAAAATTTGGTATTGACTCAATAAACAGCTGAGCTGTGTTACTTGACTAGTAGAGAGCCAAGGAAAGCCACTTGAAATCATTTGCCTTGTTTTAACTCACTGTTGGTGTTGGTTCCTGTGTCTTCATCTCAGAGCAGTAGTTCTTGCCCACATGCTGGTAGTCTTCACAAGCTTAGTTTGGTTTCTCTGGACACATTTCTTCAACTGGTACAAACTTGATTTAATTAACAGCAAACAGCTTTTGAGCCATTCAGACACTTTGTTCAcgctatgtgaaagtgaaatgaaagtcactcagtcatgtccaactctttgcaaccccatggactatagtccatggaattctccaggccagaataccagagtgggtagctgtttccgtctccaggggatcttcccaacccagggatcgaacccaggtctctcacattgcaggcggattctttacaaactgggctatgagggaagcccattcacgctatttttattttattatttaaagaaagtcTATGATGAGACGTTATTTTCTAAGTTTCTGAATGTTGCTTTCCTGTGAGTTGAGGATATTCTTGTGAAGGCTTGGTCTTGTTTTGTCAGCCTGTATGTATCACATTCTTCTAACATGGCTGTGGTAGTACTGTAAAATGAATAATAGTACCATGCCATCTAATTCCATAAATATCATCACTTCCTTGTGCCTTGAAAGGATGATATGAGGCAttcactttcttcatttcttgtttTGACATGAGTCATCACTAATATAAGATGTCCAGTATGATGATACGTGTGACTCTTAAAAGGCATTCGGATTCTGCTGTGATTGGTCGTTCTCCAAGCAGCGCTGTCAAATAATGGGAAGCTTGTGGTTTCTGTCACAGACATTCAGCTGAAACGAGAAAGAAGCCATAGACAATAGTGAACAAACAAGCGTGGCCATGTTTCATTACCGCTTTACTTATAGACATTgacatttaaatttcatataattgtCACATCATGAAATTAATgttttgattatatttttcagtcatttaaaaatgtaaaaaaatgttCTCAAAGATTGTACAGAAGCCATTGTCCACATTTGAACTGTGTCAAACCCTATTTTATAATACTAAAGATTTACCAGAGAGATGCGAGATGCTTTACAGTAGCAATTGTAACTAAGGTGCAATcttcaattataaatatttagaaacatacACTATGTTTTCAAAGCAGAATAAGAGATTTCAGaaagtaaatacattttcttaCCTAGATGTAAAGGGTGTAAAGAAATTTATAAGCTCTGAGGTTCAAACTCTGACTTGAGGATGGTCTTTTTGAATGGTCTCTTAGGCtataagtaaagaaaagaaaggggctTAAACATTCTGGAATGCGGGAGCTCAAAAATAGGTTTCCTGAATCCATGGTAGTTCTTCCTGTCTTAAAACCTTTTTGAAAACTTACGGCTTTGTTTTCAGGTATCATCAGAGAGTCTTATATATTGATATTGATATCCATCATGGTGATGGTGTTGAGGAGGCTTTTTATACAACAGATCGTGTAATGACTGTATCGTTCCATAAATATGGGGAATACTTTCCTGGAACAGGAGACTTACGGGTAAGATTGAATTCTGTCTGAATAAATGTTATGAGATGAACCTAGAGGAGGTTAGTAATCTTACACCTGAACTCATATTTCTCTGGATCATTAATTTGAAGCTTATATGAAGGATTAAGGCATTTTTATGTGCTTAACGTTGTTGTAATTCACTTTTTTGCTGATTATCAGCAAAAATTCAATAACGTTAAGGGCTTTCTTTTGCTGAGCTTTTTCTTTGGTTGAATGAATACTTTTGAACATCCACAAAGCATGAAGCAGTTTTCTTGATGTTAAGTTTGAATCTTCAAAACCTACTTGATTGTAGCCTATATTGCTATTGAATATAAAGCTTGGTGGGATAAAATAATTGACTTGAGTCTTTTTCAGGTTTTTGTATTGCCCTCCTTTTATGATTGGTCTTTAACTACTCAGACTTTAATCTCTGTTTTTCCTTaggcttccctccctcccccctcatCTCTATCCGCCAACTCCCTCGCagtttagggagaaaaagaatatCATAGCTTATCCTGCCTGCCTGTTTATATTAAgcacatttatttctattatatttctgttatcttctttcatttagtgCTTTGAagtcccccccgccccaccttttttttctttttgcttcactagaggttttgttttttgaaccAAACGACAAGCACGTTGAAGTTTATTCAAAAATTTATACAGCTGCTTTTAATTTAGCTGTATTATATGGGAGATTTCTTTTAACGTGGCATTCAACATTAGTCCTAAACTGTTCTGTTAAGGTAAGTTTTAAGTGTGTGGTATGTTGTTATGTTAGAGTTTAACAACCAAAAGTTGTGGGCTTAAAGTAATCTTCAAATATATGATTTAATTATTTGATCATAAAGTTGTGTTCTTTCAGTAGGAGTTCAGATGGTgaaacttttcttttcctgtaagtGGGTAGGAgggtcatttatttcatttatttcagtttaaattatgtggcttttaaaataatttctattttcagttctttcttgCCATGTTAGCTTCTTCAGTGCCTTTCCCCACTTGGCTTTATCTTACAGACCAGTGATTCCCAGTGATCCTTAAACTAGCAGAGTCAGTTATACCTAAGAACTTAGTAGCACATATTCTCAGGCTCCAGAAACTGAATGATTCTATTCTGCACACTAAAATTCAAGAACCACCGTTCTAAACCAGTAGAATTTGTTTGTGTATAACCATTGCTTTTCGATGTTAAGCAAAAACTTTCCCAGCTTTAATTAAAGCTTAAAGTAATAAGTGTCTTGcagtataattttaattaatctcAGAAATGGCAGACTCACTCTGTTTAATTTCTGACAGTATACTTAGAATTGTTTGAAGTTGTTGGAAGATACTGGAAAATGTGTGttttagaaactgaaaatgaCTTTCAACATCTCTTTCCCTCTCAAGATTTTATACTCCTATGAAATGtcacatttcttttccctttagatATTAAAAGATATCCCCAAGTTTCAGAAACTAAAATCAGTTTCCTACATTGTATGTGTTGTTGTATTTGGACTTTCATGAAGCTCAAGTATTgtataatttaataaacattacCTTTTCTACCTGAGAATTCATTCTAAATCAGAAAAGAAGTCTACTGTGAGCTTAGATCATTGTTAAAACTATGCTTGCATTATTATTAGATCAGTAGTctagatggaagaaaaaaaacaagggtGTGATAAAGTAGCAGTTATGGAGGGTATAAAACTTGGTCAAGTAAGGGCCGCAGTTCTGTACTGTGAGTGAGAAGTGCTTTTAATTCGCCTTTAACTCGAGTGAGAAGTGCTCACCACCTTGCTATATTCTGAAATCTTAGTGTCAGTGTATATTCCAACTGTGTTTTTTTACTGTAGAAGTCTCAGGATTTACAGCATTTTAGTTTGTGCATATGTGTTTAGTTTGTATTTAGTTACATAAAAATTTACATTCTCTTAAGaaaaattgtgggagtgggtgtgTAATTTCATGCTTTTTCATTGAAAGTTGGATCATAATAACTAATATTGAAGGGTAAACTatgctctttaaaaaatggattcAAGCTGAGATTCTTCCATGAGAAAAAAGGGAATAACATGTATTTGTATTAGTAATCCTAAAGGTTCATATATATTGAGGCATACAATTGACCCTTGAAAAACAAGGGGATCAGGGATGCTGACTCTCCTGCAATTGAAAATCTGCATATGACTGACTCCCCAAAGCATAAATACTAATAGCCTTCATGATAACATAAATGGCCAATTAACatattttgtatatgtatatctacatatattttatgcattcatgacatacctttttctttattttcaaaaatatttctatacTGCAGTTCATGTGCAAGTTTTTCATGCTGTTTCAAATCTCCAGAAAAATTTTCTAAtacatttattggaaaaaaaatctgcataaaaGTGGACCCACCATTCAAACCCTTGTTGTGTAAAACAGGTCAATTGTAATTTAAAACACATGAGAAATGTCTCTaccatctcttttaaaaatatacagttgactcttgagcAGCACAGGTTTTGAACTTCTGTGGGACTTTTTTCACTAAGTAAGGACTTCAGGGCCACACAACTCGCAGTTAATTGAATCCACAGAGGCAGAACTGTGAATATGGAGGACAGACTGTAATGTTAAACTCAGGTTTTCAACTATGCTGGTGTCTATACCCCAGTGTTGTTCAAAGATCAGCTGTTCATAGTGGGTGTGTGTACATACGTACACATGTACATAAACATAGATTTACACGTGCATAAATTGTAGTTAATAAGTgtatatgttttgtgtgtgtgtgactggaactcagtttttctcctttgcttcttttgGGAAGTATTAATGCCTTGAGTGATACTTTTTTAACAAgtagaaacaaaatttatttcaagCCCCATTAAATAAGACAGATTTCAGTGTTTTAGTCTGTAGCTGTTAAAACTTCAAGAAAGCCTTCCAAGTCTTAATCAACTCGTGCCAGACTGTGAGCCCCAGGAAGGGTTTTGCATTAGAGACATCGCAGGACAAGCCTGTCCTGTAGGGTTCTTGGCTCAGAGGTTGTGTTTCCTACAGTTTGGCAAATTTGTCTTGTGTATTTTGTTTGTAACAAATTTCTTGAGttaatgtaatatttaatttcaaactGCCCTTAACTATGTTAAATTTCTTTCCTCCCCAAAATAATCATTACAGATTAACTGGAATTGGTTCTTTTCAGCTTTATAAATATCCATAAATGTTGAAATATGTACTTATTCTGTATTATTTCCTCTCTCAGCCTATAAGATGAATTCAGAATTGGGTTTGTTACCtactcttttcatcttttaaaaatattttaataattaaacatGTCAAACTTTTTATTATGATACATTCTCTAAGATCTACTTACACTATGTATTTTAGGATATTGGTGCAGGAAAAGGCAAATACTATGCTGTCAATTTTCCAATGAGAGATGGTATAGATGATGAATCATATGGCCAGATATTTAAGCctgtaagtattattatttttaaaaatgaaaaggcattctaaaatgttttttagCGATACTAACATTTGTTACCTTGCACGTAGATTATTTCAAAAGTGATGGAGATGTATCAGCCTAGCGCTGTGGTTCTGCAGTGTGGTGCAGACTCGCTGTCTGGTGATAGGCTCGGTTGCTTCAATCTGACAGTTAAAGGTAAGCAATTTGAAGGGTGatactccagaaaaaaaatttttctcttcctAAGAACTTCCCATAAAAATTGTCACTTTTTTACCTGCTACTTAACACGGAACcatgtgtgttttatatttttcgtGGGTTTttggtatatgtatgtgtgtatttcgaattcatttatataattacAGTTAATCTAGTTTCAGTAAATTAGGTCTTTTATTTTgtcaaatttatatatacatttctttatgTGAGCAGTTTTATAAGACTTGTTGTTGTCCCAACCAAGGcagtgattttcttcttttttttaaacttgtatttgtttatttatttattctggttTTATTAAGATGTAGTTGACATGCAGCTGTGTGTAAGCTTGAGGTGCACATTATAATTTGACTTCAACAGCATGATTTCAGCATCCTGAAATGATTAATTAACACAGAAGGTTTAATGAACATTCATCATCTCCTGTAgttaaaacattaaagaaatagattgaaaatgtatatatttttctgtgtgatgagaactcttagaattACTGT includes the following:
- the HDAC2 gene encoding histone deacetylase 2; this translates as MAYSQGGGKKKVCYYYDGDIGNYYYGQGHPMKPHRIRMTHNLLLNYGLYRKMEIYRPHKATAEEMTKYHSDEYIKFLRSIRPDNMSEYSKQMQRFNVGEDCPVFDGLFEFCQLSTGGSVAGAVKLNRQQTDMAVNWAGGLHHAKKSEASGFCYVNDIVLAILELLKYHQRVLYIDIDIHHGDGVEEAFYTTDRVMTVSFHKYGEYFPGTGDLRDIGAGKGKYYAVNFPMRDGIDDESYGQIFKPIISKVMEMYQPSAVVLQCGADSLSGDRLGCFNLTVKGHAKCVEVVKTFNLPLLMLGGGGYTIRNVARCWTYETAVALDCEIPNELPYNDYFEYFGPDFKLHISPSNMTNQNTPEYMEKIKQRLFENLRMLPHAPGVQMQAIPEDAVHEDSGDEDGEDPDKRISIRASDKRIACDEEFSDSEDEGEGGRRNVADHKKGAKKARIEEDKKETEDKKADVKEEDKSKDNSGEKTDTKGAKSEQLSNP